In Fibrobacter sp., a single genomic region encodes these proteins:
- a CDS encoding peptidylprolyl isomerase — translation MSCLCFAEGKVFNKDYTGIKSIEATITTHEGVIVVDLDFKAAPNTVANFVELANKGFYNGLMFHRVINGFMIQGGDPEGNGSGGPGYTIDDEQNNLKHEAGVISMANRGPNTGGSQFFITQMPQPHLDGKHTVFGKVLQGLDVVCRIEPFDPILNITIVEKK, via the coding sequence ATGTCCTGTTTGTGCTTTGCCGAAGGAAAAGTCTTCAACAAAGATTATACGGGTATCAAATCAATCGAGGCGACTATCACCACGCACGAAGGTGTCATCGTCGTCGACCTCGACTTCAAGGCAGCCCCGAACACTGTCGCTAATTTCGTCGAACTTGCGAACAAGGGCTTCTACAACGGGCTCATGTTCCACCGCGTCATCAACGGTTTTATGATTCAGGGTGGTGATCCCGAAGGGAATGGCTCGGGCGGTCCGGGCTATACCATCGATGACGAACAGAACAATTTGAAACATGAAGCAGGCGTGATTTCCATGGCGAACCGCGGCCCGAACACGGGCGGCTCGCAGTTCTTCATCACGCAGATGCCCCAGCCTCACTTGGATGGCAAGCACACTGTTTTCGGGAAGGTTCTTCAGGGGCTGGACGTCGTCTGCCGTATCGAACCTTTCGACCCCATTTTAAACATAACTATCGTGGAAAAGAAGTAA
- a CDS encoding ribonuclease H family protein, with translation MSKQKFYAIKRPEGGQIVDSWEVCEPLVRGEKGIKFKSFSTKAEAEAWLNGSEATEPDGIRVYVDGSFTPSCEKAGWAFVVIENGKEIARGSGFTAFPAESRNIDGECMASYQAMRWLDLNDKYATICHDYEGIARWARGEWKAKSHIAMQYVAAVKPYLFRVKFEKVAAHTGVKWNELVDSLAKEAVEKAKKVKEGKSA, from the coding sequence ATGTCAAAGCAGAAATTTTATGCGATTAAGCGCCCCGAAGGGGGGCAAATCGTCGATTCGTGGGAAGTTTGTGAACCTTTGGTCCGTGGTGAGAAGGGAATCAAGTTTAAATCTTTTTCGACGAAGGCCGAGGCGGAAGCCTGGCTGAACGGTTCTGAGGCTACAGAACCGGATGGAATCCGCGTATACGTGGACGGATCCTTCACCCCGAGTTGCGAGAAGGCGGGCTGGGCGTTCGTCGTCATCGAGAACGGCAAGGAAATTGCGCGTGGCTCGGGTTTTACCGCGTTTCCCGCGGAAAGCAGGAACATCGATGGCGAATGCATGGCGAGCTACCAGGCGATGCGCTGGCTCGACCTGAACGACAAGTATGCGACAATCTGCCACGACTACGAGGGCATCGCCCGCTGGGCCCGCGGGGAATGGAAGGCCAAAAGCCATATCGCGATGCAGTACGTGGCGGCGGTGAAGCCGTACCTTTTCCGCGTGAAGTTCGAGAAGGTGGCCGCCCACACGGGAGTCAAGTGGAACGAGCTTGTAGACAGTCTCGCCAAGGAGGCAGTCGAGAAGGCTAAAAAAGTGAAGGAAGGGAAGAGCGCCTGA
- the lepA gene encoding translation elongation factor 4, whose product MPQNDNIRNFSIIAHIDHGKSTLADRMIELTRTVAKNEMTNQLLDDMDLERERGITIKAHAIRMVYEKDGKEYILNMIDTPGHVDFTYEVSRSLAACEGAILVVDASQGIEAQTLSNLYLAIENDLTVIPVLNKVDLPGAQPDHIAELVGDLLGYDPEKIPRISAKTGLNVEQVLDKIVDEIPAPTGDSGKPLKALIFDSVYDSYRGVINYIRIVEGTLRAGMKIKMMKTGAEYMVTEVGTFSMRRDPREELSEGMVGYVLANVKTISDVKIGDTLTDAANPATEPLPGYKDILPMIYSGIYPINPEDYKDLREALEKLRLNDSALSWEPETSEALGFGFRTGFLGLLHMEIVQERLDREFNVDIITTVPNVEYHVYMSDGTMVKIESPSKLPDASRYDHIEEPYVKAQIFTPKEYVGALMTLCDEKRGEFETMEYIDEAKVILKYDLPLAEIMFDFYDRLKSVSRGYAGLDYAPSEYRRNNLVKLDILLNGDPVDAFSVIIHRDKAHTYANAICVKLKDLIPRQQFDVAIQGAIGGKIISRSTVKAVRKDVLAKCYGGDITRKRKLLEKQKEGKKRMKSIGSVEVPQKAFLAVLSLSDDSNSSGE is encoded by the coding sequence ATGCCGCAAAACGACAATATCCGAAATTTCAGCATTATCGCCCACATTGACCACGGCAAATCCACGCTCGCCGACCGCATGATCGAGTTGACCAGGACCGTCGCGAAGAACGAGATGACGAACCAGCTGCTGGACGACATGGACCTCGAACGCGAGAGGGGCATCACCATCAAGGCGCACGCCATCCGCATGGTCTACGAAAAGGACGGCAAGGAATACATCCTGAACATGATCGATACCCCGGGGCACGTCGACTTCACGTACGAAGTGAGCCGCTCGCTCGCCGCATGCGAAGGGGCAATCCTCGTGGTGGACGCGAGTCAGGGCATCGAGGCGCAGACGCTTTCGAACCTCTACCTCGCCATCGAAAACGACCTGACCGTCATCCCGGTACTCAACAAGGTGGACCTGCCGGGCGCACAACCCGACCATATCGCCGAACTCGTGGGCGACCTCCTGGGCTACGACCCCGAGAAGATTCCCCGCATTTCTGCAAAGACGGGCCTCAACGTGGAGCAGGTGCTCGACAAGATCGTCGACGAGATTCCCGCCCCCACGGGTGACAGCGGCAAGCCGCTCAAGGCCCTTATTTTCGACTCGGTGTACGACTCCTACCGCGGCGTCATCAACTACATCCGCATCGTGGAAGGCACCCTCCGTGCCGGCATGAAGATCAAGATGATGAAGACCGGCGCCGAGTACATGGTGACCGAAGTCGGAACCTTCAGCATGCGCCGCGACCCGCGCGAAGAACTCTCCGAAGGCATGGTGGGCTACGTGCTCGCGAACGTGAAGACCATCAGTGACGTGAAAATCGGCGACACGCTCACCGACGCCGCGAACCCGGCCACCGAGCCGCTCCCGGGCTACAAAGACATCTTGCCGATGATCTATTCCGGCATCTACCCCATCAACCCGGAAGACTACAAGGACTTGCGCGAAGCCCTCGAAAAGCTCCGCCTGAACGATTCCGCCCTGAGCTGGGAACCGGAAACCTCCGAAGCGCTCGGATTCGGCTTCCGCACCGGCTTCCTCGGACTCCTGCACATGGAAATCGTGCAGGAACGCCTCGACCGCGAATTCAACGTCGACATCATCACGACCGTCCCAAACGTGGAATACCACGTGTACATGAGCGACGGCACGATGGTGAAAATCGAAAGCCCCTCCAAGCTCCCCGACGCAAGCCGCTACGACCACATCGAAGAGCCTTATGTGAAGGCGCAGATTTTCACGCCCAAGGAATACGTGGGCGCGCTCATGACGCTCTGCGACGAAAAGCGCGGCGAATTTGAGACCATGGAATACATCGACGAAGCGAAGGTCATCCTCAAGTACGACCTGCCGCTCGCCGAAATCATGTTCGACTTCTACGACCGCCTCAAGTCCGTGAGCCGCGGTTATGCGGGCCTCGACTACGCCCCGAGCGAATACCGCAGGAACAACCTGGTGAAGCTCGACATCCTCCTGAACGGCGACCCGGTGGACGCGTTCTCCGTGATTATCCACAGGGACAAGGCGCACACCTACGCGAACGCCATCTGCGTAAAACTCAAGGACCTCATTCCGCGCCAGCAGTTCGACGTCGCCATCCAGGGCGCCATCGGCGGAAAGATTATCAGCCGCTCTACCGTGAAGGCGGTACGCAAGGACGTGCTCGCCAAGTGCTACGGCGGTGACATTACCCGCAAGCGCAAGCTCCTCGAAAAGCAGAAGGAAGGCAAGAAGCGCATGAAGAGCATCGGCTCCGTTGAAGTGCCGCAGAAGGCGTTCCTCGCCGTGCTCTCGCTCTCCGACGATTCCAACAGCAGCGGCGAGTAA
- the mfd gene encoding transcription-repair coupling factor, whose amino-acid sequence MTLQEFIQESRFSTLSCFADAGREAIHVNGASIPLASMMVAQRFFEKPGPILVVAKDFKSAEVWMENLQSLVGEEYVRFFPALGLKPYEQKVPFEGVIEERLRFFRDAGNAEKPIVAVCPLDALLMKLPVPGGLVRNMRTLKVGDVLEPSTLRPWFMDHGFTEQPVVSSVGEFSIRGCIVDVNCLLYPHPIRIEFFGDEIESIRSFDIFTQRSVENMDRVTLYPMGEWTLPDAELAKFNGDTTGIWWMRGRYEQLNSSLLDYLPGASLVFEELSSLAENASRLNQAYDSAFEELRTTAQDVEPSTKIWWRFGELSATFPGHASMDVTHVEADASNWYSVKSRPQDFASAGTEEVAKKIEDFYAGGGEVYVVAPTPGALARLKHVFSGLPVADYFVGNLSEGFWLDDDKVAFLTETRIFNRHATKSRKRQIAGSVTTALMVESLNRGDYVAHEDHGVGRYLGLVRVEVNGGLVDCALLEYEGGDRLKFPVSDLQKIERLEVSDEKTPKLDRLGSKTWENLKKRVKEKVVKIARDLVNLYAKRELVDGFSFPPDGKMQREFEDAFEYDPTPDQVKATAEIKRDMESRRPMDRLVCGDVGFGKTEVAMRAAFKCITAKKQVAILVPTTILAAQHYENFCDRFAAFPVNIALVNRYKTAKEKKEIFKRVSEGKIDIIVGTHALLSEKNQFKDLGLLVIDEEQKFGVKQKEKLRELRMTVDTLSMSATPIPRSLHLSMTGVRDISLINTPPMNRLPVETKLLKRDDVVLAAAVRDELARGGQVFVVNDRVQNINMLAEEVESWVPEARVAVAHGQMNDRDLERVMESFLSREFDILVSTSIIESGLDVPNANTIIIMNAHHFGISQLYQMRGRVGRSSVLAKAFLVIPAKSGISQESMRRLKALEQFSDLGSGYQLAMRDLEIRGAGNLLGEEQHGFIAEVGFETYVRLVREAVEALRGGSSEKPIQPRVEIGVDAYLPEDYIQDGLTRIGMYQRIARVTSSAEVENIRLELVDRFGELPVPAKMLLLVTEIALHAGRLRMQGIQQRKGVLVATFVEFPPIETRVLGEIAGKSTCPMRYVGMSPLQAVFELGTAPAERMAEKIAELFRGFADITITPSRAEPSNPIFQDTNILT is encoded by the coding sequence ATGACCCTTCAAGAATTCATTCAGGAGAGCCGGTTTTCGACGCTTTCGTGCTTTGCGGATGCGGGTCGTGAAGCCATCCACGTGAACGGGGCTTCCATCCCGCTCGCTTCGATGATGGTGGCGCAGCGCTTTTTCGAAAAACCCGGCCCGATTCTTGTGGTCGCGAAGGATTTCAAGAGCGCCGAAGTCTGGATGGAGAACCTCCAGAGCCTCGTGGGCGAGGAATACGTCCGCTTCTTCCCGGCGCTCGGTCTCAAGCCATATGAGCAGAAGGTGCCCTTCGAGGGTGTTATTGAAGAACGCCTGAGGTTTTTCCGCGATGCGGGGAATGCTGAGAAGCCGATCGTGGCGGTATGTCCGCTCGACGCGTTGCTGATGAAGCTCCCGGTGCCGGGCGGGCTTGTGCGGAACATGCGTACGCTCAAGGTGGGCGACGTGCTCGAGCCTTCGACGCTTCGCCCGTGGTTCATGGATCATGGATTTACGGAACAGCCCGTCGTGAGTTCGGTGGGCGAGTTCTCCATACGCGGGTGCATCGTCGACGTGAACTGCCTTCTGTACCCGCATCCGATACGCATCGAGTTTTTCGGCGACGAGATTGAATCTATCCGCAGTTTCGACATCTTCACGCAGCGCTCCGTCGAAAACATGGACCGCGTGACGCTCTACCCGATGGGCGAATGGACGCTCCCGGATGCGGAACTGGCGAAGTTCAACGGCGATACGACCGGCATCTGGTGGATGCGCGGGCGTTACGAGCAACTGAATTCTAGCCTGCTGGATTACCTTCCCGGGGCAAGCCTCGTGTTCGAGGAGCTCTCGTCGCTTGCCGAGAATGCGTCGCGCCTGAACCAGGCCTACGACAGCGCTTTCGAGGAACTGCGCACGACGGCGCAGGATGTCGAGCCGTCTACCAAGATTTGGTGGAGGTTCGGTGAACTTTCGGCGACGTTCCCGGGACATGCCTCGATGGATGTCACGCATGTGGAGGCCGATGCTTCGAACTGGTACAGCGTGAAATCGCGTCCGCAGGATTTTGCGAGCGCGGGTACCGAGGAAGTCGCCAAGAAAATTGAGGACTTTTATGCGGGCGGCGGCGAAGTGTATGTGGTCGCCCCGACTCCAGGGGCGCTGGCGCGCCTCAAGCATGTCTTTAGCGGACTTCCGGTGGCGGATTACTTTGTTGGTAACCTTTCCGAAGGGTTCTGGCTTGACGACGACAAGGTGGCCTTCCTCACGGAGACGCGAATATTCAATCGCCATGCGACGAAGTCGCGCAAGCGCCAGATTGCGGGCTCGGTAACGACCGCGCTGATGGTTGAATCCCTGAACCGCGGGGACTACGTCGCGCATGAGGACCACGGCGTGGGCCGCTATCTCGGGCTTGTGCGCGTGGAAGTGAACGGCGGTCTCGTGGACTGCGCCCTGTTGGAATACGAGGGCGGCGACCGCTTGAAGTTCCCAGTCTCGGACTTGCAGAAAATTGAGCGTCTGGAAGTTTCGGACGAAAAGACCCCGAAGCTCGACCGCCTGGGCAGCAAGACTTGGGAGAACCTGAAGAAGCGCGTGAAGGAAAAGGTCGTGAAGATTGCGCGCGACCTGGTGAACCTTTACGCGAAGCGCGAACTTGTGGACGGGTTCTCCTTCCCGCCCGATGGCAAGATGCAGAGGGAATTCGAGGACGCGTTCGAGTACGACCCGACTCCCGACCAGGTGAAGGCCACTGCCGAAATCAAGCGCGACATGGAAAGCAGGCGGCCGATGGACCGCCTCGTCTGCGGCGACGTGGGATTCGGCAAGACGGAAGTCGCCATGCGCGCGGCCTTCAAGTGCATCACCGCGAAAAAGCAGGTGGCGATACTCGTGCCGACGACAATCCTTGCCGCACAGCATTACGAGAACTTCTGCGACCGATTTGCCGCGTTCCCCGTGAACATCGCGCTCGTGAACCGTTACAAGACGGCGAAGGAGAAGAAGGAAATCTTCAAGCGTGTTTCCGAAGGAAAGATTGACATTATCGTCGGTACGCATGCGCTCTTGAGCGAGAAGAACCAGTTCAAGGACTTGGGCTTGCTCGTGATTGACGAAGAGCAGAAGTTCGGCGTGAAGCAGAAGGAAAAGTTGCGTGAACTCCGCATGACGGTGGATACGCTCAGCATGAGCGCGACCCCGATCCCGCGTTCCCTTCATTTGAGCATGACGGGGGTGCGCGATATTTCGCTCATCAATACGCCCCCGATGAACCGCCTCCCGGTGGAGACGAAACTCCTGAAGCGCGACGACGTGGTGCTTGCGGCTGCTGTCCGCGACGAACTTGCGCGCGGCGGGCAGGTGTTCGTCGTGAACGATCGCGTGCAGAACATCAACATGCTTGCCGAAGAAGTGGAATCGTGGGTGCCGGAGGCCCGCGTCGCGGTTGCCCACGGACAGATGAACGACCGCGATTTGGAACGCGTGATGGAAAGTTTCCTCTCGAGGGAATTCGACATCCTGGTGAGCACGAGCATCATCGAGTCGGGCCTGGATGTCCCGAACGCGAATACCATCATTATCATGAACGCGCACCACTTCGGTATTAGCCAGCTTTACCAGATGCGCGGGCGCGTCGGGCGCAGCAGCGTGCTTGCGAAGGCGTTCCTCGTGATTCCCGCGAAGAGCGGCATATCGCAGGAATCCATGCGCAGGCTGAAGGCGCTTGAGCAGTTCAGCGACCTCGGCAGCGGATACCAGCTGGCGATGCGCGACCTCGAGATTCGCGGTGCGGGCAATTTGCTCGGCGAAGAACAGCACGGATTTATCGCCGAGGTCGGCTTCGAGACGTATGTACGTCTCGTGCGCGAGGCCGTGGAGGCCTTGCGCGGCGGCTCGAGCGAGAAGCCGATCCAGCCCCGCGTGGAAATCGGGGTGGACGCCTACTTGCCCGAAGACTACATCCAGGATGGCCTTACCCGTATCGGGATGTACCAGCGGATTGCCCGCGTTACGAGCTCCGCGGAAGTCGAAAATATCCGGCTTGAACTGGTCGACCGTTTTGGCGAATTGCCGGTACCTGCGAAAATGCTCCTGCTCGTAACCGAAATCGCGCTCCATGCCGGCCGGCTCCGCATGCAGGGAATCCAGCAGCGCAAGGGCGTGCTCGTTGCGACCTTCGTGGAGTTCCCGCCCATCGAGACGCGCGTGCTCGGCGAGATTGCGGGGAAGAGTACCTGCCCCATGCGTTACGTGGGCATGTCGCCCCTTCAGGCGGTTTTCGAGTTGGGTACTGCACCTGCCGAGAGGATGGCCGAAAAGATTGCGGAACTCTTCCGCGGGTTTGCGGATATCACGATAACGCCGTCTCGGGCCGAACCTTCGAACCCGATTTTCCAGGACACGAATATCCTGACCTGA
- a CDS encoding MauE/DoxX family redox-associated membrane protein gives MIECFEKKNIKRTIASAALLLVATFFVAFGVAEISFPESFLTFTDQDWLLDIWPKAFRYNIQVGVGACVICGLLIIPAYKLQKDFAIRALEVLCRIGIGGMFIFASIFKIQDPHQFATLVAQYQFFSALHLDFVNNFFALVYPQFELWFGLAMIFTPFVKESAFAIFWMFVSFIIALAWALWNDLGITCGCFELEGAQDKAEAWTSLIRDLILIWPTLWLALRKNRSLIGIWKK, from the coding sequence ATGATTGAATGTTTTGAAAAGAAAAATATCAAGCGCACCATCGCTTCCGCAGCTTTACTCCTTGTCGCCACATTCTTCGTAGCCTTCGGCGTGGCAGAAATCAGCTTCCCCGAAAGCTTCCTCACGTTTACCGACCAGGACTGGCTTCTCGACATCTGGCCCAAGGCATTCCGCTACAACATCCAGGTGGGTGTCGGAGCCTGCGTCATCTGCGGGCTGCTCATCATCCCGGCTTACAAGCTCCAGAAGGATTTCGCCATCCGCGCGCTTGAGGTCCTCTGCCGCATCGGCATCGGCGGAATGTTCATCTTCGCCTCCATCTTCAAGATTCAGGACCCGCACCAGTTCGCGACTCTCGTCGCACAGTACCAGTTCTTCTCCGCGCTGCACCTGGACTTCGTGAACAACTTCTTTGCGCTAGTTTATCCGCAATTTGAACTCTGGTTCGGCCTCGCGATGATCTTCACGCCTTTCGTGAAGGAATCCGCATTCGCCATCTTCTGGATGTTCGTGAGCTTCATCATCGCGCTCGCCTGGGCGCTCTGGAACGACCTCGGCATCACCTGCGGGTGCTTCGAACTCGAAGGCGCTCAAGACAAGGCCGAAGCCTGGACCAGCCTCATCCGCGACCTGATTCTCATCTGGCCCACGCTCTGGCTCGCTCTCCGCAAGAACCGCAGCCTGATCGGCATCTGGAAGAAGTAA
- a CDS encoding PHP domain-containing protein yields MNRGTIITESGGYADLHLHTRLSDGTLSVEELLALSKRKGLRCISITDHDNLDSYKLAEDKAKELGLELIPGIEISAVWQGKDIHILGYFCDPTNLALNMELEDFAKQRIARVKAIIKKLNALGIDITYEKVHSYCKGKVIGRPHIAMSLVDEEYIGNFAEAFTKYLGDGCIAFVEKKGLNPQQTIRLIENAGGIAVLAHPYKSGLSDEFIENMVEWGIKGMEVYSPAQKGAVGRKYKEMAVRFGLVGTGGSDFHTESGAYPPGCMKMPYTVVQALKECREKSRAEWF; encoded by the coding sequence GTGAACCGTGGGACAATCATCACCGAAAGCGGTGGATATGCGGATCTGCACTTGCATACCCGTCTTTCCGACGGCACTCTTTCGGTAGAGGAACTCCTCGCGCTTTCGAAGCGCAAGGGGCTTCGCTGCATCTCCATAACCGACCACGACAACCTGGACTCGTACAAGCTGGCCGAAGACAAGGCCAAGGAGCTCGGGCTCGAACTCATCCCGGGCATCGAGATTTCGGCCGTCTGGCAGGGCAAGGACATCCATATCCTCGGGTACTTCTGCGACCCGACGAACCTCGCCCTGAACATGGAACTCGAGGATTTCGCAAAACAGCGCATCGCCCGCGTAAAGGCGATCATCAAGAAACTCAACGCGCTCGGCATCGACATCACCTACGAGAAGGTCCATTCCTACTGCAAGGGTAAAGTCATCGGGCGCCCGCACATCGCCATGTCGCTGGTGGACGAGGAATACATCGGGAATTTCGCCGAAGCGTTCACCAAGTACCTCGGCGACGGGTGCATCGCCTTCGTCGAAAAGAAGGGCCTCAACCCGCAGCAGACCATCCGCCTCATCGAAAACGCGGGCGGAATCGCCGTGCTCGCGCACCCCTACAAGTCGGGCCTCTCCGACGAATTCATCGAGAACATGGTGGAATGGGGCATCAAGGGCATGGAAGTCTACAGCCCCGCGCAAAAAGGCGCCGTGGGCCGCAAGTACAAAGAAATGGCGGTCCGCTTCGGGCTCGTGGGCACCGGAGGCTCCGACTTCCACACCGAAAGCGGAGCATACCCCCCGGGCTGCATGAAGATGCCCTACACCGTCGTCCAGGCGCTCAAGGAATGCCGCGAGAAATCGCGTGCCGAATGGTTCTAG
- the prfB gene encoding peptide chain release factor 2 (programmed frameshift) — translation MAFQTTHTGLIDLRSRIDKLWGYLDLEAKTEELYVLEKDSADPDLWNDQEKAQSMMKKIGNLRDILDAWKEVSQSCDDLAELYEMSKAEESADLTATIESDIAALKARVEKMEFKKMLNGPDDACACLMSIHPGAGGTESQDWALMLFRMYTHFFERENMDFKVVDFQEAEDAGLKSATIEVTCENAYGLLRSEIGVHRLVRISPFDANARRHTSFTAVYLYPEHEDVEFDLDMADVRVDTYRSSGAGGQYINKTDSAVRMTHLPTGIMASCQTERSQIQNRETCYKMLKTMVAEHYRLEEEAKRDARMAEKKKVEWGSQIRSYVLQPYQLVKDLRTGVETSDTAGVLDGKIRQFIDAYLLSTSEEQK, via the exons ATGGCCTTCCAGACTACTCACACCGGGCTTATCGACCTGCGCAGCCGCATCGACAAGCTCTGGGGGTATCTT GACTTAGAAGCCAAGACCGAGGAACTTTACGTCCTCGAGAAGGATTCCGCAGACCCGGACCTGTGGAACGATCAGGAAAAAGCGCAGTCGATGATGAAGAAAATCGGCAACCTGCGCGATATTCTTGATGCGTGGAAAGAGGTTTCGCAGAGCTGCGATGACCTGGCTGAACTTTACGAGATGAGCAAGGCGGAGGAATCCGCCGACCTTACTGCGACCATCGAGTCCGATATTGCGGCCCTCAAGGCGCGCGTGGAGAAGATGGAATTCAAGAAGATGCTGAACGGGCCGGACGACGCCTGCGCATGCCTCATGTCTATCCATCCGGGTGCGGGCGGTACCGAGTCCCAGGACTGGGCCCTGATGCTGTTCCGCATGTACACGCACTTCTTCGAGCGCGAGAACATGGACTTCAAGGTGGTGGACTTCCAGGAAGCCGAAGATGCCGGCCTCAAGAGCGCGACCATCGAGGTGACCTGCGAGAACGCGTACGGCCTGCTCCGTTCGGAGATAGGCGTGCACCGCCTGGTGCGCATCAGCCCGTTCGACGCTAACGCCCGCCGCCACACGAGCTTTACCGCCGTGTACCTGTACCCCGAGCACGAGGACGTGGAATTTGATTTGGACATGGCCGATGTGCGCGTGGATACCTACCGCAGTAGCGGTGCGGGTGGCCAGTACATCAACAAGACGGATTCCGCCGTGCGCATGACTCACTTGCCCACGGGTATCATGGCGAGCTGCCAGACGGAACGCAGCCAGATCCAGAACCGCGAGACCTGTTACAAGATGCTCAAGACCATGGTGGCCGAGCACTACCGCCTCGAAGAAGAGGCGAAGCGCGACGCCCGCATGGCCGAGAAGAAGAAGGTCGAGTGGGGAAGCCAGATCCGCAGCTACGTGTTGCAGCCCTACCAGCTGGTGAAGGACCTGCGTACCGGTGTGGAAACCTCCGATACCGCGGGCGTGCTCGACGGCAAGATTAGGCAGTTTATCGACGCCTATCTGCTCAGCACCAGCGAAGAGCAGAAATAA
- a CDS encoding TatD family hydrolase: MKLFDSHIHLARLPQPLNLARSLHQAGFKYCAVACEPWEWTALDEIWEKAGGEGWLEGCGKAYGIHPMIAAKIACDFDKNMADLRRRLEKDPDAQTGEAGLDKRYEGYEPGGVQEEIFRAQARMAMEFGRDLQIHCVGDYGRVIRILREVGFGAGAGTGVRPDACVKRSRPVFHRFGADAGIVKAGLSLGAIFSIHADSFRKKATREALALIPAENLRFETDADESFVQDANETPQQFAEKLVQTLSETINALP; this comes from the coding sequence ATGAAACTTTTCGACAGCCATATCCACCTGGCGAGGCTCCCCCAGCCCCTGAACTTGGCCCGCAGTTTGCACCAAGCAGGCTTCAAGTACTGCGCCGTAGCGTGCGAACCCTGGGAATGGACCGCACTTGACGAAATTTGGGAAAAGGCGGGCGGCGAAGGCTGGCTGGAAGGCTGCGGAAAGGCCTACGGAATCCACCCGATGATAGCGGCCAAAATCGCGTGCGATTTCGATAAAAATATGGCGGATTTGCGCCGGAGGCTCGAAAAAGACCCGGACGCCCAAACAGGCGAAGCGGGACTGGACAAGCGTTACGAAGGATACGAACCGGGCGGCGTGCAAGAAGAAATCTTCCGCGCGCAGGCAAGAATGGCCATGGAGTTCGGGCGGGACCTGCAAATCCACTGCGTGGGCGACTACGGACGCGTGATTCGGATTTTGCGAGAAGTCGGGTTTGGCGCAGGTGCCGGCACGGGCGTTCGGCCCGACGCGTGCGTTAAACGGTCCAGGCCCGTGTTCCACAGGTTCGGCGCGGACGCGGGCATCGTGAAAGCGGGACTATCGCTGGGAGCGATTTTCTCCATCCACGCGGATTCATTCCGCAAGAAGGCGACGCGGGAAGCGCTCGCGCTTATTCCGGCAGAAAATTTGCGATTCGAGACGGATGCCGACGAATCGTTCGTTCAGGATGCCAACGAGACACCCCAGCAGTTCGCCGAGAAGCTCGTCCAGACACTTTCAGAAACCATAAACGCACTCCCCTGA
- a CDS encoding S26 family signal peptidase — MANLKRKVRSLQWKNSKACIVMLVLGIIASFALAIAVRFYALEPVQLHDSSMFPRHKEKEILWMCKLPQCIEKLKYNETVWATLRSGESVVRKVIGLPGDRLDFSDNGKVRTPHGRFRWKEETAFIQSRQLHIPRKGDTLHLDRLNDIEQDFFVNLMHEAGKKFFVKTTLWQGEREIGVEALGATKLGNRQVSLQEIDFLPWQDRFLLEGQVFHSEPGDAPIQMRYEFFEESDSSKITEFVVPEDCYFLACEKGAFCMDSREVGYFTQSHLRGRFVKEPRIAINYIKQLSRSLLVSIIGQKKRAAQPQGDAQPEKAE, encoded by the coding sequence ATGGCGAACCTGAAGCGAAAAGTACGTTCCCTGCAGTGGAAGAATTCCAAGGCATGCATCGTCATGCTCGTGCTCGGGATTATCGCCAGCTTCGCGCTCGCCATCGCGGTCCGCTTCTACGCGCTCGAGCCCGTGCAGCTCCACGATTCATCGATGTTCCCGCGCCACAAGGAAAAAGAAATCCTGTGGATGTGCAAACTCCCCCAGTGCATCGAAAAACTCAAATACAACGAGACCGTCTGGGCCACACTCCGCAGCGGTGAGAGCGTGGTACGCAAGGTCATCGGCCTCCCCGGCGACCGCCTCGATTTTTCCGACAACGGCAAGGTCAGGACTCCGCACGGCAGGTTCCGCTGGAAAGAAGAAACCGCCTTCATCCAGAGCCGGCAGCTGCATATCCCCCGCAAAGGCGACACGCTTCACCTCGACCGCCTGAACGACATCGAACAGGATTTCTTCGTGAACCTGATGCACGAGGCGGGCAAGAAGTTTTTCGTAAAGACAACCCTCTGGCAGGGCGAACGCGAAATCGGGGTCGAGGCCCTCGGTGCCACCAAGCTAGGAAACCGTCAGGTCAGCCTGCAGGAAATCGACTTCCTTCCCTGGCAAGACCGTTTCTTGCTCGAAGGACAGGTGTTCCATTCCGAACCGGGCGACGCCCCCATCCAGATGCGCTATGAATTCTTCGAGGAAAGCGATTCCTCCAAAATTACCGAATTCGTCGTTCCGGAAGACTGCTACTTCCTCGCCTGCGAAAAAGGCGCATTCTGCATGGACAGCCGCGAAGTCGGCTACTTTACCCAGAGCCACCTGCGCGGAAGATTCGTGAAAGAACCGCGAATCGCCATCAATTACATAAAGCAACTCAGCCGTTCGCTGCTGGTGAGCATCATCGGCCAAAAAAAGAGGGCCGCGCAGCCCCAAGGCGATGCGCAGCCCGAAAAAGCAGAATAA